One Helicobacter pylori genomic window, ATGGCTTTCTTGCGATAAATTAGCCCTTTTTCCCACAAATCAATGAAAAATTGCTGTTCAAATTTCGTGTAATCCGGATCTGAAGTGGCAAATTCCCTGTTTTTAGAAAAAGAAAACCCTAAAGCTTCAAACTCTTTTTGCATGGCTTCAATGTTTTCATAAGTCCAGGTTTTAGGGTGGATACCATGCTTAATGGCCGCATTTTCTGCAGGCATCCCAAAAGAATCAAACCCCATAGGGTGTAACACATTGTAATGGTGCAAACGATAATAACGCGCCAACGCATCGCCAATGGTGTAATTGCGCACATGCCCCATGTGGATTTCCCCACTAGGATAAGGCAGCATGCTTAGAATGTATTTTTTAGGGAGGTTAAAATCGTCTTTAGGTTCAAAACTCTTATTTTTCCACCAAAATTCTTGCCATTTTTTTTCTATATTGATAAAATCCATCAACTACCCCTTAATCCGTTTCGCTCGTTACAACGCTTTCAATCAACAAAAAGATGAGGCTGAAAGCGTTACTAATCAACGCCCCAATCATGAGCATGTAAGCTGTAACCAAATTGTTTAAAATCTGTAAAAACACAAACGCCGGTATGAGATGCAACACGGTAGCTAAAGAGCTGGCCAACAGCTCTGATGCGAAACGCTTGCACACCCCAATTTTGAGCGTAACAGAAATAAGGTTTAAAGCTAACGCTACAAACAACACCACCGTATTAGGCTCATACAAAAACCCTGCAATGGTGGTTAAAGAAATAAGACTGAACAGCACATGAACGACCCGACCCCAATCCATAGAAACTCCTTAAACCCGACCGCTTTCATACAGACGGCGCATTTTTTCTTTCTCTTGAGCTTTTTTGATTTTTCTAGCCTCATTCTCATAGTATTTACCCATATCAAAGCCTAACAATAACGCTACTTTAGGGGCGATGAAAATAGAGCTGTAAGTCCCTACAATCGTGCCTATTAGCATGGGCAATGAAAAGCCAATGATGATCTTACTCCCAAACACGCACAAAATCAACACCACAAAAAACACGGTTAAAGAAGTTAAAAGCGTGCGCGTGAGCGTGCTAGAAATGGCTTCATCAATGGCTTGAATGGCATTTTTGGTTTTTTGAGAGAGCATTTCTTCTCTGATCCGATCAAAAATAATGATCGTATCATTAATGGAATACCCGATCAATGTGAGCAAGGCCGCAATCACTTCCAAATTCATATCAATCTTAAAAACAATCACCGAGCTTGCCACTAAAATCACATCATGTACAAGCGCAATAACACTCGCTAAAGCGAAACGCCATTCATAGCGGAAACTCACATAGACCATGATCGCCATTAACGCTAAAATCAGCGACAAAATGCCCTTTTCTTTCAACTCGCTCCCCACTCTAGGACCCACGGTGTCAAATTTACGGATTTCAAAATCGCCGCTGGGTTTTAGAATGTTAGCCACGATAGCGTTCAAGTCTTCATTTTCGGCCGTTTCTACAAAAGGGAATTTGATTAGAATTTCTTCTTTAGAGCCAAATTCGCTCACTTGAACGCCTTTAAAGCGAGCTTCTTTTTCAAAAAGATCGCGCACTTCTTTAATGGGAGCGTTTTGAGTGTAACGCACTTGCACCAAACTCCCCCCCGCAAAATCAATCCCTAAAGAAAACCCTTTAAAAAACAAAAGCCCTAACGCCAGAAGCACCAAGATCGCTGAAACGATCACCCCATAATTGGAATAACGCATGAAGCTTAAGATTCTAACTTGTTTGAATAATTCCATAAAATCTCCTAAGCTCTTTTATTCACGCCAAACCAAAAATAAAGGCTTTTTGTTTGGACTAATTTAGGTAAAAGGGCTTGATAAATCCCTTGCGTGCCTATAATAGCGGTGATGATAGAGGCTAAAATCCCAATGCCTGTGGTGAGAGCAAAGCCTTTAATCGCTCCTGTGCCATAAGCGTATAACAACACCGAAGCGATCAAGGAAGTGATATTGGAATCAAAAATCGCTCTACTCGCATTGATATAGCCTAAATGGATCGCTTTAGCGATGCCCTCATTCTCTCTTAAGACTTCTCTAATGCGCTCATTGATAATGATATTAGCATCCACGGCAATCCCCACGGTTAAAACAATCCCCGCCATTCCCGGTAAAGTCAGCGTCGCTCCAAAAATCGCCATGACCGCCACAATCAAAAAAAGATTGACCACTAACGCCATGCAAGCGATCACCCCAGCCATAGAATAATAAAGCACCATAAAGCCCATCACCAAAATAAAGCCCCCAATGAGAGCGATAATGGAAGTTTTAACGCTGTCTTTCCCTAAACTCGGGCCTATAATCCTTTTTTCTAAAACCTGAATGGGCGCACTCATCGCCCCACTCCTTAAAGCGATCGCTAAATCGCTCGCTTGAGCCACGCTAAAATTCCCGCTAATTTGCCCGCTCCCTCCGCCAATGCGTTCTCTGATCACTGGGGCTGAATAAACCTTATTGTCTAAAACAATCGCCATGCGTTTGCCCACATTCGCGCCTGAGAAATCCCCAAAAATTTTAGCCCCTTGCGCATCAAGCGTGAAGCTCACCACCGGCTGGTTGTTTTGGTCATACACCACTTTCGCATCTGTAAGCATTTCGCCATCTAAAATAGGGATCGCTTTGAGCAAGATTTTACCCCCCATTTCCACATCAGACAACAACACGCTGCCTAATTTTTGAGCCTCTAAATCCGTCATTTTCATCGCATCTTTATTGTGTTCTTCATCTACCGCCATCATCTGCAAATGAGCGGATTTAGAAATCAAGTCTTTAGCACGCCGTTCTTCTTCTAAAGTCTTAATGCCGGGCAATTGCACCGAAATTTCTTCTTTACCTTGCTGAATGACTACAGGCTCTGCCAAACCAAATTGATCCAAGCGGTTACGAATGATCCCTATCACTTGCAAAATCGTGTTTTTACGCAATTCCTCTTGCTCTAAAGGGGTGAGTTTCACGCTATAAAACCCCGCTTCCTTTTTGATTTCAAACTGGCTATGACCTTGCAACTCCAATAAAAGCGCGTCTAATTTTTTCGCTTCATCTTCATCTAAAAGCTCAAAACTGATCCCTTCTAGGCTAGATTTAATGTCTTTAAGCAAGATATTTTGCTTTTTAGCGTTGTATTCTAAAGCGGACGCCAGGCTTAAATACTTGTTCTTTAAGGCTTCATCGGTTTGCACCCCTAAAAGCATGTTTAACCCCCCCCTTAAATCCAAACCTAAAGTGATTTTAGGGCCTTTAGTTTCTAGTAAAGAAGGCACAGAAAACCCTACCCCTAAAAGAAGCGCGCAAATAAAAACGATTAAACGAGCGTTAAAAAGTTTCATTTAGTTGTTGTTGGGTGTTGTTTCTTCGTCTAATTTGAACGCTACATAGTTTTTAGAAAGTTTAGCGGTGGTGTCATCATTGAGCTTCACGCTAAAAAAATTCGCTTCCGCTTTAAGCACCTCAACGATGAACCCTCCTTGAGTGACAATTTTATCGCCCTTAGTCAAGCTCTCTATCATTTCTTTATGCTTTTTTTGCTGTTGGCGTTGCGGGCGAACGATCAAAAAATAAAAAATAAGAAACAACACCACAAGGGGTAAAAGCGTCGTTATAATTTCTTTAGTTTGTCCCATTTAATTTCCTTAAAAGATGTTTTAATCTCAAATTATAGCATTTTTAGCTATTTCTTTAAAGCCGCTCTTTTATCTAGCACAAATAAATACAAAGCCCCTATGATCCCAGAAATCAAAGATCCGAGTAAAATCGCAATTTTTGCCACTTCCATAGCGTTCTCATGCTCGCTTGTGAAAGCCAGATTAGAAATAAACATAGACATGGTAAAGCCAATCCCTGCTAAAAGCCCAGCCCCTAAAATATGCCACCAGCTGA contains:
- a CDS encoding DUF6394 family protein, giving the protein MDWGRVVHVLFSLISLTTIAGFLYEPNTVVLFVALALNLISVTLKIGVCKRFASELLASSLATVLHLIPAFVFLQILNNLVTAYMLMIGALISNAFSLIFLLIESVVTSETD
- the secF gene encoding protein translocase subunit SecF is translated as MELFKQVRILSFMRYSNYGVIVSAILVLLALGLLFFKGFSLGIDFAGGSLVQVRYTQNAPIKEVRDLFEKEARFKGVQVSEFGSKEEILIKFPFVETAENEDLNAIVANILKPSGDFEIRKFDTVGPRVGSELKEKGILSLILALMAIMVYVSFRYEWRFALASVIALVHDVILVASSVIVFKIDMNLEVIAALLTLIGYSINDTIIIFDRIREEMLSQKTKNAIQAIDEAISSTLTRTLLTSLTVFFVVLILCVFGSKIIIGFSLPMLIGTIVGTYSSIFIAPKVALLLGFDMGKYYENEARKIKKAQEKEKMRRLYESGRV
- the secD gene encoding protein translocase subunit SecD, with protein sequence MKLFNARLIVFICALLLGVGFSVPSLLETKGPKITLGLDLRGGLNMLLGVQTDEALKNKYLSLASALEYNAKKQNILLKDIKSSLEGISFELLDEDEAKKLDALLLELQGHSQFEIKKEAGFYSVKLTPLEQEELRKNTILQVIGIIRNRLDQFGLAEPVVIQQGKEEISVQLPGIKTLEEERRAKDLISKSAHLQMMAVDEEHNKDAMKMTDLEAQKLGSVLLSDVEMGGKILLKAIPILDGEMLTDAKVVYDQNNQPVVSFTLDAQGAKIFGDFSGANVGKRMAIVLDNKVYSAPVIRERIGGGSGQISGNFSVAQASDLAIALRSGAMSAPIQVLEKRIIGPSLGKDSVKTSIIALIGGFILVMGFMVLYYSMAGVIACMALVVNLFLIVAVMAIFGATLTLPGMAGIVLTVGIAVDANIIINERIREVLRENEGIAKAIHLGYINASRAIFDSNITSLIASVLLYAYGTGAIKGFALTTGIGILASIITAIIGTQGIYQALLPKLVQTKSLYFWFGVNKRA
- the yajC gene encoding preprotein translocase subunit YajC; the protein is MGQTKEIITTLLPLVVLFLIFYFLIVRPQRQQQKKHKEMIESLTKGDKIVTQGGFIVEVLKAEANFFSVKLNDDTTAKLSKNYVAFKLDEETTPNNN